The DNA region GTATgctgtgaaactgtgaaagtTGAACTAAACCTGACATGTACAGCTGGTATGATTGTGATATGAACTAAACATACCTACACACACCCTCTTCACCCTCCTGCAGGTTCCAAACCATGGCGACTATGTTGGCTGTAGATGTGTTGGGTTGCACAGGGACGACTGAGGAGAGGGCCAGTCTGTTGCATAAAATCATCCAAATCGCTGCTGAACTCAAGAGCACTATGGGCAACATGTTTGGCTTCACTGCTGTCATGAGAGCCTTAGAGCTCCCACAGGTAAACAAGCGTCACATACTGACTGGATATTTACTTTAAGATGACTTTTTGATATTTgtttgcctttattgatagaGAGAgtggagacagacacaaacaggaaacattaggAGCGAAAGAGGGATGACATGCAACAGAGGCCCCTGGCTGAACATGAAACTCCGCTCGAGTCTCAAATCTTCATTTCAGAACAGTTATCAGGGCAAAGCCATAATCAGATGTGCACCTTTTACCATGTAGTCCATGATGTTCTAGCCGTTACTCTGTAAATTCAACCGCACACTAACCCCTTACCTCTTTCATAATAACAGCTTAGTACTAGCAATACACGGTATATACTGACACCATTCCATTGAcgtatatttttttattgggtGCTATAAAAAAACTGCAAGGATTTGCTTGTCCCGATTAATGCAATCTATGTCCTGTGTttgttataataaaacagatCGGCTAGCCACgcattttgaattattaaattgttatttttttaattgtagaGAAGTTAACTGTGTTCTGTAGTTgttttgtcattcattcattcattcattcattcattcattcatttattcattctcagtcctaaccctaacccccaCCAGGATTTATGCATTTCTTGCTGATTTAGATAATGTTTGAGCCGATCTGCGCATCAGTATGGCTTGTGCAGTgtgtttcaaagtaaaaaaaaaatacaacgtATTGATCACAGCACTAACAAAGCAACATATCTTTTGAATTTATGAATTATCCTCTTTAAAAATCAGCAGGCTGAGGTGTGCTGTTTGTGGCTTGATTTACATATCCCTAATGCAAACCTATGTCTTTGCTAAGATTTCTAATG from Larimichthys crocea isolate SSNF unplaced genomic scaffold, L_crocea_2.0 scaffold26814, whole genome shotgun sequence includes:
- the LOC109141544 gene encoding SH2 domain-containing protein 3C; amino-acid sequence: MCTSPVCVDSLFLQTSRYQSLLMPNENKPLEVGILRRVKELLAEVDPKTAAKHITKADCMVARILEVTPEVQRMMGVSSGMELLTLPHGHQLRLDLLERFQTMATMLAVDVLGCTGTTEERASLLHKIIQIAAELKSTMGNMFGFTAVMRALELPQREWRQTQTGNIRSERGMTCNRGPWLNMKLRSSLKSSFQNSYQGKAIIR